A window from Kribbella jejuensis encodes these proteins:
- a CDS encoding lysylphosphatidylglycerol synthase transmembrane domain-containing protein, with protein sequence MNEQERRAGWQRRLLTSVLSALVTGALVVFLPRAVGSTWREVGNVLERVSVGSLVLLAVVWIAGLWAHSFVLAASMPGLTKRRGLTLSLTGSAVANVLPLGGAVGTALNFTMVRRWGFTRRAFGGFLAVTTLLNVASKLGVIAVALGLTPILHSAAAFGRGSLLFLPVPVAVLVGVWMLADERVAQTIGRRLDRVFRRSRLEERLPRFRRTTLYLMRTGWRPMTGGMVAYLALQLTLLWLCFQVLHVPLGLAVLFTALAVERLLTLVPITPGSAGVVEIGTSAALVALGGDPAGVAAGLLLFRGFTFLMEIPVGGVMLAIWTSLQRRSAPQAVAA encoded by the coding sequence ATGAACGAGCAAGAACGGCGTGCAGGGTGGCAACGGCGGCTGCTGACCTCTGTCCTGAGTGCGTTGGTAACGGGGGCCCTCGTGGTGTTCCTGCCGCGAGCGGTCGGCTCGACCTGGCGTGAGGTCGGAAACGTACTCGAACGGGTGTCGGTCGGCTCGCTGGTACTGCTCGCTGTTGTCTGGATCGCCGGGTTGTGGGCACATTCGTTCGTGCTGGCCGCGTCCATGCCGGGACTGACCAAGCGCCGCGGCCTGACGTTGAGCCTGACCGGCAGCGCGGTAGCAAACGTTCTCCCGCTCGGTGGCGCCGTCGGTACCGCGCTGAACTTCACGATGGTCCGCCGCTGGGGCTTCACCCGGCGCGCGTTCGGAGGCTTCCTGGCCGTGACGACGCTGCTCAACGTGGCCTCGAAACTCGGCGTGATCGCGGTCGCGCTCGGCCTGACGCCGATCCTGCACAGCGCCGCGGCGTTCGGCCGGGGGAGTCTGCTGTTCCTCCCGGTACCGGTCGCCGTCCTGGTCGGGGTGTGGATGCTCGCCGACGAGCGGGTCGCGCAGACCATCGGCCGCCGGCTGGACAGGGTGTTCCGGCGTTCGCGTCTGGAGGAACGTCTTCCCCGGTTCCGACGGACGACGCTGTACCTGATGCGTACCGGCTGGCGGCCGATGACCGGCGGGATGGTCGCGTACCTCGCGCTGCAACTGACGCTGTTGTGGCTGTGCTTCCAGGTCCTGCACGTCCCTCTGGGCCTGGCGGTACTGTTCACCGCGCTCGCGGTGGAGCGGCTGCTGACGCTGGTACCGATCACACCGGGCAGCGCGGGTGTCGTCGAGATCGGTACGTCGGCGGCGCTGGTCGCGCTCGGTGGCGACCCGGCCGGCGTTGCGGCCGGGTTGCTGCTGTTCCGCGGGTTCACGTTCCTGATGGAGATCCCGGTCGGCGGGGTGATGCTTGCGATCTGGACCTCGCTGCAACGCCGCTCCGCACCGCAGGCGGTGGCCGCATGA
- a CDS encoding glycosyltransferase family 4 protein: MRIAVVSDVYLPALGGIELQVHDLAVQLIRAGHEVTVYTLCEGPPADVPVVRLPSVAGMPSRASVDRLRSELPSYDIVHAHSSLVSPLAWRAARLARAAVVTMHSLPGPTMPWPLAQLDRYVGDVGWTAVSAAVASAMRRSLPGRVVDVLHNGVDPAAWRPAARERHPLTIVSTMRLARRKRPLALLDTLAAIRELVPPGIQLRGVIAGSGPRERALDARRRDLAPWVELPGRLTRFELRELYATADVYLAPAELESFGVAALEARCAGLPVVAMSTGGVGEFVRNGVEGFLVDTDAEMARTTAALLRQPALLERLQSHNLQTAPRMTWERVIAQHVAAYTAQLVHRERALASAS; the protein is encoded by the coding sequence ATGAGGATCGCGGTGGTCAGCGACGTCTACCTGCCGGCGCTCGGCGGGATCGAGTTGCAGGTCCACGATCTCGCCGTCCAACTGATCCGCGCCGGGCACGAGGTCACGGTCTACACGCTCTGCGAAGGACCGCCGGCCGACGTCCCGGTGGTGCGGCTGCCGTCCGTGGCCGGCATGCCGTCGCGCGCCTCGGTCGACCGGTTGCGGTCGGAGCTGCCGTCGTACGACATCGTGCACGCGCATTCGTCGCTCGTGTCACCGCTCGCCTGGCGGGCCGCCCGGCTGGCGCGGGCCGCGGTCGTCACCATGCATTCGTTGCCGGGGCCAACGATGCCGTGGCCGTTGGCGCAGCTCGACCGGTACGTCGGTGACGTCGGGTGGACCGCGGTGAGCGCGGCCGTTGCCTCCGCGATGCGGCGCTCGCTGCCGGGCCGCGTGGTCGACGTACTGCACAACGGCGTCGATCCGGCCGCGTGGCGACCGGCCGCGCGCGAACGGCATCCGTTGACGATCGTGAGCACGATGCGGCTGGCGCGGCGGAAGCGGCCGCTCGCCTTGCTGGACACGCTGGCGGCGATCCGGGAGCTGGTTCCGCCTGGCATCCAGCTGCGTGGAGTGATCGCCGGTTCGGGTCCGCGGGAGCGGGCGCTCGATGCGCGGCGGCGCGATCTCGCGCCGTGGGTGGAGTTGCCCGGCCGGTTGACCCGGTTCGAGTTGCGGGAGTTGTACGCGACCGCGGACGTGTATCTGGCGCCTGCCGAGCTCGAGTCTTTCGGCGTGGCAGCCCTCGAGGCGCGGTGCGCGGGGTTGCCAGTGGTGGCGATGTCGACGGGTGGCGTCGGCGAGTTCGTCCGGAACGGCGTCGAGGGGTTCCTGGTCGACACCGACGCCGAGATGGCGCGGACGACGGCGGCGTTGCTGAGGCAGCCGGCCCTGCTCGAGCGGCTGCAGTCGCACAATCTGCAGACGGCGCCCCGGATGACGTGGGAGCGCGTGATCGCGCAGCATGTCGCGGCGTACACCGCTCAGCTTGTTCACAGGGAGCGGGCTCTGGCGTCGGCATCATGA
- a CDS encoding FAD:protein FMN transferase — translation MPISVLARGPSAGSFGADAAVQELYAALREVDRVFSLYRSDSEVSRLSRGDVGWDAVSVEVKDVAERCVAARELTGGLFSAELPDGGWDPSGLVKGWAVERAAAALRSVDGVDWCVNAGGDVLISCPSAEDFTIGIQDPRDPGRIVASLARHSGAVATSGTAARGAHLYDPRTGRAVESRWLSMSVSGPSLEYADILATAAFVAGDEWPAVLPPGYEGLGVLADGNLQATDGWGLA, via the coding sequence ATGCCCATCAGTGTGCTCGCCCGGGGACCGTCCGCTGGATCTTTCGGTGCCGACGCTGCTGTGCAGGAGCTGTACGCCGCGCTTCGTGAGGTCGATCGGGTGTTCTCGCTGTACCGATCCGACAGCGAGGTCAGCCGGTTGAGCCGCGGTGACGTGGGCTGGGATGCAGTTTCCGTTGAGGTGAAGGATGTCGCCGAGCGATGTGTGGCGGCGCGGGAGCTGACCGGTGGGTTGTTCTCGGCCGAGCTGCCCGACGGCGGCTGGGACCCGTCCGGGTTGGTGAAGGGATGGGCGGTCGAGCGGGCGGCAGCGGCCCTGCGTTCGGTCGACGGCGTTGACTGGTGCGTGAATGCGGGTGGCGACGTACTGATCAGCTGCCCGAGCGCGGAGGACTTCACGATCGGGATCCAGGATCCGCGTGATCCGGGACGGATCGTGGCCAGTCTGGCGCGGCACTCGGGAGCGGTGGCGACGAGTGGTACGGCGGCCCGGGGTGCGCACCTCTACGATCCGCGGACCGGGCGGGCCGTGGAGAGCCGGTGGCTGTCAATGTCGGTGAGTGGGCCGTCGCTCGAGTACGCTGACATCCTTGCGACCGCGGCGTTCGTGGCCGGGGACGAGTGGCCCGCGGTGCTGCCGCCTGGGTACGAAGGGCTCGGAGTGCTTGCCGACGGCAACCTTCAGGCGACGGACGGCTGGGGCCTGGCGTGA
- a CDS encoding response regulator transcription factor — protein sequence MSSRVLLIEDDADLAGMLDRVLDSEGYAVTRAADGHTGLHLALTRPFDAMIVDRGLPAVEGLDLIARLRSRGVGTPILVLSARNSTEDRVEGLDAGAEDYLPKPFEVAELLARVRALLRRHLDHAGQLAVPGGLLELASRTVALATGGRVELSEREADLLGLLAARPGVVFSRADLLDRVFDEAESETVVDTYVHYCRRKLGQGVISTVRGLGYRLGGP from the coding sequence GTGAGCTCGCGGGTCCTGCTGATCGAGGACGACGCGGACCTGGCCGGGATGCTCGACCGGGTGCTCGACTCCGAGGGGTACGCCGTCACGCGGGCGGCGGACGGGCATACCGGATTGCACCTGGCGCTGACGCGTCCGTTCGACGCGATGATCGTGGATCGCGGACTGCCTGCCGTCGAGGGGCTCGATCTGATTGCCCGGCTGCGGAGTCGTGGCGTGGGCACCCCGATTCTGGTGTTGTCGGCGCGGAACAGTACCGAGGATCGCGTCGAAGGGCTGGACGCCGGCGCGGAGGACTACCTGCCGAAGCCGTTCGAGGTGGCGGAGCTGCTGGCCCGGGTTCGGGCATTGCTGCGGCGGCACCTGGATCACGCCGGACAACTCGCCGTACCCGGAGGTCTGCTAGAGCTGGCGAGCCGGACGGTGGCCCTGGCCACGGGCGGCCGGGTGGAGTTGTCAGAGCGCGAGGCGGACCTGCTGGGGTTGTTGGCGGCGCGTCCGGGGGTGGTGTTCAGCCGCGCGGACCTGCTCGACCGGGTGTTCGACGAGGCGGAGTCGGAAACGGTGGTCGACACCTACGTGCATTACTGCCGGCGCAAGCTGGGGCAAGGCGTGATCAGTACCGTGCGGGGGCTCGGGTACCGGCTGGGCGGCCCATGA
- a CDS encoding sensor histidine kinase — MTAHPIGDEVLVRRAARGVAVQAAALVAVAMLLLIALVTVVMVRGQQGAADDLLRSAIATADDVGDPPAGTWLVMGGSASPGLPAELRADLAALRTDAASKVDVTTIEAEDGSYRIATGLVKGRPVQAVLDLAPAHRERARMLQAMGLAAVLALMLAGLLGVLIGRRAVRPLAEALTLQRAFVADAGHELRTPLTLLSTRAQLLGRALHRDGVSEQVLEDADGVIRDTRRLTGIVDDLLAAADPRRAEDHEPVDLVSVARDVADAAGAHAEQVGVRLRSAADRDRMPALGSASAIRRAAMALVDNAIDHTPRGGEVRIVVRRHRRDVILSVSDTGPGLAPEAAQRVLRRFDSGGQRRGRAHYGLGLALAHDVANRLGGQLRLAPSEVGATFELVLPALPETTKNPQASSDP, encoded by the coding sequence ATGACCGCGCATCCGATCGGCGACGAGGTGCTGGTACGGCGGGCCGCGCGCGGGGTCGCCGTCCAGGCCGCGGCGCTGGTCGCGGTCGCGATGCTGCTGCTGATCGCGCTGGTGACGGTCGTGATGGTTCGTGGGCAACAGGGTGCGGCCGATGACCTGCTGCGGTCGGCGATCGCGACCGCGGACGATGTCGGTGATCCGCCGGCCGGGACGTGGCTGGTGATGGGTGGGTCGGCTTCGCCGGGGCTGCCGGCGGAGCTGCGGGCCGACCTGGCGGCGTTGCGGACCGATGCGGCGTCGAAGGTCGACGTGACGACGATCGAGGCCGAGGACGGGTCGTACCGGATCGCGACCGGGCTGGTGAAGGGGCGGCCGGTGCAGGCGGTTCTGGATCTGGCCCCGGCGCATCGGGAACGGGCGCGGATGCTGCAGGCGATGGGGTTGGCGGCGGTGCTCGCGCTGATGTTGGCGGGACTGCTGGGCGTGCTGATCGGGCGGCGCGCCGTACGGCCGTTGGCGGAGGCGTTGACGTTGCAGCGGGCGTTCGTGGCTGATGCGGGGCACGAGTTGCGGACGCCGTTGACGTTGCTGAGTACGCGGGCGCAGTTGCTCGGGCGGGCGTTGCATCGCGACGGGGTGAGCGAACAGGTGCTCGAGGACGCGGACGGGGTGATCCGCGACACGCGGCGGTTGACGGGGATCGTCGACGATCTCCTGGCGGCCGCGGATCCACGGCGGGCCGAAGACCACGAGCCGGTGGATCTGGTCAGTGTTGCGCGAGACGTGGCAGATGCGGCGGGTGCGCATGCGGAGCAGGTCGGCGTCCGGCTCCGGTCGGCCGCGGATCGGGACCGGATGCCTGCGCTGGGCTCGGCCAGTGCGATCCGGCGGGCGGCGATGGCGCTGGTCGACAACGCGATCGACCACACGCCGCGTGGGGGTGAGGTGCGGATCGTCGTACGGCGTCACCGGCGGGACGTGATCCTGTCCGTCAGCGATACCGGGCCTGGTCTGGCGCCGGAGGCTGCCCAACGGGTGCTGCGCCGGTTCGACTCGGGGGGCCAGCGTCGGGGGCGGGCGCACTACGGGCTCGGACTGGCGCTCGCCCACGACGTGGCCAACCGCCTCGGCGGGCAACTCCGGCTGGCACCGAGCGAGGTCGGCGCAACCTTCGAACTGGTCCTGCCCGCCCTCCCAGAAACAACTAAGAATCCCCAGGCATCGTCAGACCCATGA
- a CDS encoding ferric reductase-like transmembrane domain-containing protein codes for MQSLGSGPAELITTVGRLAGLVAADLLLVQVFLMARVPMIERSYGQDELARRHRLVGFWSFNLLLVHIVLILVGYTLRDHNDLIHETWTVVTTYGGMLLATAAAIALTVVVVTSVRAARKVLRYESWHLLHLYAYVGVGLSVPHEIWTGADFTASHLARVYWWTAYGVAAGAIVVYRLLLPAWRTLRHGLTVREVIPEAPGVVTVVLGGRGLHRMPVRAGQYFVFRFLDGPGWSRGNPYSLSASPSPDRIRVTAKAAGDSSSRLARLRPGTRVAVEGPYGRLTAERRVTDRIAMFACGIGITPLRALLEELDYQPGNAVLVYRAHSADDLVFRAELEQLAQRRGIAVHYLLGPRLRRRRSWLPDGAASWSDEYAVRRLVPEIEQYDVYVCGPDEWMDALAKAVLAVGLPANQLHQERFSW; via the coding sequence GTGCAGAGTCTGGGGAGTGGGCCGGCGGAGCTGATCACCACGGTGGGGCGGTTGGCCGGGTTGGTGGCGGCGGATCTGTTGTTGGTGCAGGTGTTCCTGATGGCTCGGGTGCCGATGATCGAGCGGAGCTACGGACAGGACGAGCTCGCGCGACGGCATCGGCTCGTGGGGTTCTGGTCGTTCAACCTGCTGCTCGTCCACATCGTGCTGATCCTGGTCGGCTACACGCTCCGCGACCACAACGACCTGATTCACGAGACGTGGACGGTTGTCACGACGTACGGCGGGATGCTGCTCGCGACCGCCGCGGCGATCGCGCTGACCGTCGTCGTGGTCACCTCGGTGCGGGCTGCCCGGAAGGTACTGCGGTACGAGTCCTGGCACCTGCTGCACCTGTACGCGTACGTCGGCGTCGGCCTCTCGGTGCCGCACGAGATCTGGACCGGTGCGGACTTCACCGCCTCCCACCTCGCCCGCGTGTATTGGTGGACCGCGTACGGCGTCGCGGCCGGCGCGATCGTGGTGTACCGACTGCTCCTCCCCGCCTGGCGCACCCTTCGGCACGGGCTCACCGTGCGCGAGGTGATCCCCGAGGCGCCGGGCGTGGTCACCGTCGTCCTCGGTGGCCGCGGTCTGCATCGGATGCCGGTACGGGCCGGGCAGTACTTCGTGTTCCGCTTCCTCGACGGACCGGGCTGGTCACGCGGCAACCCGTACTCGTTGTCCGCCTCGCCGTCGCCCGATCGGATCCGCGTCACCGCGAAGGCGGCCGGTGACAGCAGCAGTCGCCTGGCGCGATTGCGTCCCGGTACGCGGGTCGCGGTCGAAGGCCCGTACGGACGGCTGACCGCCGAGCGTCGCGTCACGGACCGCATCGCGATGTTTGCCTGCGGCATCGGTATCACGCCGTTGCGGGCGCTGCTGGAGGAGCTCGATTACCAACCAGGAAACGCCGTCCTGGTGTACCGCGCGCACAGTGCGGACGACCTCGTGTTCCGCGCCGAGCTGGAGCAGCTGGCGCAGCGGCGCGGGATCGCGGTGCACTACCTGCTCGGACCGCGGTTGCGGCGCCGCAGGTCGTGGCTGCCGGACGGCGCGGCGTCGTGGTCGGACGAGTACGCCGTACGGCGGCTCGTGCCAGAGATCGAGCAGTACGACGTGTACGTGTGCGGGCCGGACGAGTGGATGGACGCGCTGGCGAAGGCGGTCCTCGCGGTCGGACTGCCCGCGAACCAGCTGCATCAGGAACGGTTCTCATGGTGA
- a CDS encoding FMN-binding protein translates to MRRGIRLLMTVATTAVVAVAFKTSLQTGTTTTGQAAIVSSPAPVHESARPTHPTSRNARRSARPTQAPTQPPTHTPTKTPTPTSQSIVVAGSVVQTQYGPVQVEVTARGGRIVDAHTLQHPSGDGQTDRINSYAVPQLNQETMAAQNAHIDTVSGATFTSGGYRQSLQAALDAAHLGR, encoded by the coding sequence GTGAGGCGCGGAATCAGATTGCTGATGACGGTGGCGACGACCGCGGTGGTCGCGGTGGCGTTCAAGACGAGCCTACAGACCGGCACCACGACCACCGGACAGGCCGCGATCGTGAGCAGCCCGGCACCCGTCCACGAGTCGGCTCGCCCGACTCACCCCACCAGCCGCAACGCGAGACGCTCCGCGCGACCTACTCAAGCACCCACGCAGCCGCCCACGCACACCCCGACGAAAACGCCGACTCCCACAAGCCAGTCGATCGTCGTGGCGGGTTCTGTCGTCCAGACGCAGTACGGCCCGGTGCAGGTCGAGGTCACCGCGCGCGGCGGGCGGATCGTCGACGCGCACACGCTGCAGCATCCGAGTGGAGACGGCCAGACCGATCGGATCAACTCCTACGCCGTACCGCAGCTCAACCAGGAGACCATGGCGGCGCAGAACGCCCACATCGACACGGTGTCCGGCGCGACGTTCACCTCCGGCGGCTACCGCCAATCACTCCAAGCGGCGCTCGACGCCGCGCACCTGGGCCGATGA
- a CDS encoding FMN-binding protein, whose amino-acid sequence MTRLRRNLVVGGSTGVLLLLLFLYPSSTNRVDHPAAAATPGVVQSGTGDLTVNGTSEGTRYGPVQLRITIRTNRLVAVDPLVYPASGGRDREISSFALPQLRQEALAAQSAHIDTVSGATFTSDGYRRSLQSALDAAHFHTPG is encoded by the coding sequence ATGACCCGGCTGCGGCGCAACCTCGTCGTCGGCGGGAGTACCGGCGTACTGCTGCTGTTGCTGTTCCTCTATCCGAGCAGCACGAACCGGGTGGATCATCCGGCCGCCGCGGCCACGCCGGGTGTCGTCCAGTCCGGTACCGGCGACCTGACCGTGAACGGCACGTCGGAAGGCACCCGCTACGGACCCGTGCAGCTGCGGATCACCATCCGGACGAACCGGCTGGTCGCCGTGGATCCGCTCGTCTACCCGGCGTCCGGCGGTCGCGACCGGGAGATCAGCTCGTTCGCGCTTCCGCAGCTCCGTCAGGAAGCGCTTGCCGCTCAGAGCGCGCACATCGACACGGTCTCGGGTGCAACGTTCACCTCCGACGGTTATCGCCGGTCGTTGCAGTCGGCCTTGGACGCTGCGCACTTCCACACCCCGGGCTGA
- a CDS encoding zinc-binding dehydrogenase — protein MKAVAVKAFGGPEGLSVVDLPAPEPGTGQVLIAVEAIGVGGVDALIRGGSLPGFREGLVLGSEVAGTVVAVGPDTDEDWVGQRVWGFTGLGGGYAEQAVASVEDVLPLPPGLSAAGSVTLGGSGVVAHFALAHARFRAGESVLVRGAGGSIGILTVQLAAAGGAAEIAVTTSSAARGALLRDVGATQVLDRSGAGAASAYDVIIDVVSGPDVPSFLEKLRPNGRMVAVGAVGGPLPDSLGTALMANFRRSLSFATFSADTVPPADRQAVRVAQFAAAAEGRLPVVVQAELPLDDAVLAHQQLQRGEVFGRIVLVP, from the coding sequence GTGAAGGCAGTGGCCGTCAAGGCGTTCGGCGGACCCGAGGGCTTGAGCGTGGTGGACCTACCAGCGCCCGAGCCCGGCACCGGTCAGGTGCTGATCGCGGTCGAGGCGATCGGGGTCGGTGGCGTCGATGCGTTGATCCGCGGTGGATCGCTGCCCGGGTTTCGGGAGGGGCTCGTGCTCGGATCCGAGGTCGCGGGCACGGTGGTTGCCGTCGGCCCCGATACCGACGAAGATTGGGTCGGCCAACGAGTATGGGGATTCACCGGACTCGGCGGCGGGTACGCCGAGCAGGCGGTCGCGTCGGTGGAGGACGTCCTTCCGTTGCCGCCCGGGTTGTCCGCGGCCGGCTCGGTGACGCTCGGGGGTTCGGGGGTGGTCGCGCATTTCGCCCTGGCCCACGCGCGGTTCCGTGCCGGTGAGTCCGTCCTGGTCCGGGGCGCGGGCGGCAGTATCGGCATCCTCACCGTGCAGCTCGCTGCGGCGGGTGGAGCTGCCGAGATCGCGGTGACGACCTCGTCGGCCGCGCGTGGTGCGTTGTTGCGCGACGTCGGGGCGACGCAGGTCCTGGATCGCTCCGGTGCGGGCGCCGCGTCGGCGTACGACGTGATCATCGACGTCGTCTCCGGGCCCGACGTACCGTCGTTCCTGGAGAAGTTGCGGCCGAACGGCCGGATGGTCGCGGTCGGCGCTGTCGGTGGGCCACTACCGGACAGTCTGGGTACGGCGTTGATGGCGAACTTCCGCAGGTCGTTGTCGTTCGCAACGTTCAGCGCGGACACGGTGCCACCGGCGGATCGACAGGCCGTTCGGGTCGCGCAGTTCGCGGCCGCTGCCGAGGGGCGGTTGCCGGTCGTCGTGCAGGCGGAGCTGCCGTTGGACGATGCGGTGCTGGCGCATCAGCAGCTGCAGCGCGGCGAGGTGTTCGGGCGGATCGTGCTGGTGCCCTAG
- a CDS encoding TetR/AcrR family transcriptional regulator, giving the protein MSDQLPQKLRADAEDNRVRILAAARRLFAEEGLTVPMRDIARAAGVGPATLYRRFPTKQALATAAFVEQARACQQIVEDGLAATDPWQGFCAVIERICELHVHNRGFTDAFLATYPDAVDSADSRELTLRSVGTLARRAKARGQLRRDFELSDLVIMLTAHRGLHASTPAARVAASRRFAALTVQAFRGP; this is encoded by the coding sequence GTGAGCGATCAATTGCCTCAGAAGCTGCGCGCCGACGCGGAGGACAACCGCGTTCGGATCCTCGCCGCGGCGCGCAGGTTGTTCGCGGAGGAGGGGTTGACCGTGCCGATGCGTGACATCGCCCGTGCGGCCGGTGTCGGACCGGCGACGCTCTACCGGCGGTTCCCGACCAAGCAGGCGCTGGCGACGGCCGCCTTTGTCGAACAGGCGAGGGCGTGTCAGCAGATCGTCGAGGACGGGTTGGCCGCGACGGATCCGTGGCAGGGCTTCTGTGCGGTGATCGAGCGGATCTGCGAGCTGCATGTGCACAACCGCGGCTTCACCGACGCGTTCCTGGCCACGTACCCGGACGCGGTCGACAGTGCGGACAGCCGCGAGCTCACGTTGAGGTCGGTCGGAACTCTTGCGCGGCGGGCAAAGGCACGCGGGCAGCTGCGCCGCGACTTCGAGTTGAGCGATCTCGTCATCATGCTGACCGCGCACCGCGGTCTGCACGCGTCCACGCCGGCGGCGCGAGTCGCCGCCTCGCGCCGCTTCGCAGCCCTTACAGTGCAGGCATTCAGAGGTCCTTGA
- a CDS encoding sigma-70 family RNA polymerase sigma factor — MHINAVQTDEDDEQDMIRLAQAGDTAAFGWLYDRYLPSIYRYTYSKTSSRSAAEDLTSETFLRAFRAIARRPRAQLNFAAWLVTIARNVVIDHHRSGWSRLAVVTDEVDPQVDESIGPEQAALASVGEASLRGAVDRLPDDQRECLMLRFFAGLSISETAAAMDRTDGAIKQLQFRATNRLRRLLKDL; from the coding sequence ATGCACATCAACGCCGTCCAGACCGACGAGGACGACGAACAGGACATGATCAGGCTCGCGCAAGCGGGCGATACGGCTGCCTTCGGGTGGCTCTACGATCGGTACCTGCCGTCGATCTACCGCTACACCTACAGCAAGACCTCGTCGCGCAGTGCGGCCGAGGACCTGACCAGTGAGACGTTCCTGCGGGCGTTCCGGGCGATTGCCCGCCGGCCGCGGGCACAGCTGAACTTCGCGGCCTGGCTGGTCACGATCGCCAGGAACGTGGTGATCGACCACCACCGTTCCGGTTGGAGCCGGCTGGCGGTCGTCACCGACGAGGTCGACCCGCAGGTCGACGAGTCGATCGGGCCTGAGCAGGCCGCGCTCGCCTCGGTCGGTGAGGCGTCGCTGCGCGGCGCCGTCGACCGGCTGCCGGACGACCAGCGCGAGTGTCTGATGCTCCGGTTCTTCGCCGGCCTGTCGATCAGCGAGACGGCGGCCGCGATGGATCGCACCGACGGAGCGATCAAGCAACTCCAGTTCCGCGCGACCAACCGGCTGCGCCGCCTCCTCAAGGACCTCTGA
- a CDS encoding DUF2505 domain-containing protein yields the protein MDLSLAATYDASPEEVFAMITDVTFQEQVFQQLRAQSYAVTVGDKGDDIAVQVHWQVAEVPVVARRFVGQRLELAQSKLWHRAGADGTREADVDGGVNGAPGVAGASVKVSGRTRIIPVGRGTTQAFDLRITASVPVVRGTLEQLVADAVRARLENKFKVAARWLSGSL from the coding sequence ATGGATCTGTCTCTCGCCGCCACCTACGACGCCTCTCCGGAGGAAGTCTTCGCGATGATCACCGATGTCACCTTCCAGGAGCAGGTGTTTCAGCAACTGCGGGCGCAGTCGTACGCCGTGACGGTCGGGGACAAGGGCGACGACATCGCCGTGCAGGTGCACTGGCAGGTCGCGGAGGTGCCGGTGGTCGCGCGCCGCTTCGTCGGGCAGCGGCTCGAGCTCGCGCAGTCCAAGCTGTGGCATCGGGCAGGCGCGGACGGTACGCGCGAGGCGGATGTCGACGGTGGTGTGAACGGCGCACCTGGCGTCGCGGGGGCGTCGGTGAAGGTGTCCGGCAGGACCCGCATCATCCCGGTCGGCCGCGGAACCACGCAGGCGTTCGACCTGCGCATCACCGCATCGGTCCCGGTCGTCCGCGGCACCCTGGAACAACTCGTCGCCGACGCCGTCCGAGCGCGCCTCGAGAACAAGTTCAAGGTCGCCGCCCGCTGGCTGTCCGGTTCCCTCTGA